One genomic segment of Pseudomonas chlororaphis subsp. aurantiaca includes these proteins:
- a CDS encoding [protein-PII] uridylyltransferase — protein MPQVDPELFDRGQFQAELALKASPIAAFKKAIRQAREVLDERFRSGRDIRRLIEDRAWFVDNILQKAWDQFDWSEDADIALVAVGGYGRGELHPYSDIDLLILLDSADHEIFRDPIERFLTLLWDIGLEVGQSVRSVEECAEEARADLTVVTNLMESRTICGPERLRQRMLDVTSTAHMWPSKDFFLAKRAEQKARHHKYNDTEYNLEPNVKGSPGGLRDIQTILWVARRQYGTLNLRALAGEGFLVESENALLASSQEFLWKVRYALHMLAGRAEDRLLFDHQRSIAKLLGFEGNDAKQAIESFMQQYYRVVMSIAQLSDLIIQHFEEVILAPEDEAPPQPINSRFQLHDGYIEAINANVFRRTPFAMLEIFVLMAQHPEIKGVRADTIRLLRENRHLIDDDFRHDIRNTSLFIELFKCEIGIHRNLRRMNRYGILGRYLPEFGHIVGQMQHDLFHIYTVDAHTLNLIKHLRKLQYTQVSEKFPLASKLMAKLPKPELIYLAGLYHDIGKGRHGDHSEIGAVDAEAFCIRHQLPLWDTRLIVWLVQNHLVMSTTAQRKDLSDPQVIHDFAQVVVDQTRLDYLYVLTVSDINATNPTLWNSWRASLLRQLYTETKRALRRGLENPVDREEQIRQTQSAALDILVRAGTDPDDVEQLWAQLGDDYFLRHTAGDVAWHSDAILQQPADGGPLVLIKETTQREFEGGTQIFIYAPDQHDFFAVTVAAMDQLNLNIHDARIITSSSQFTLDTYIVLDNDGGSIGNNPQRVKQIRDGLTEALRNPDDYPTIIQRRVPRQLKHFAFPPQVTIHNDAQRPVTVLELSAPDRPGLLARIGKIFLEFDLSLQNAKIATLGERVEDVFFITDANNQQLSDPQLCSRLQDAIVEQLSVSHEPPTALTRLNI, from the coding sequence ATGCCGCAGGTGGATCCCGAATTGTTCGACCGCGGCCAGTTCCAGGCGGAACTGGCCCTGAAGGCAAGCCCTATCGCCGCCTTCAAGAAAGCCATTCGTCAGGCACGTGAAGTGCTCGACGAGCGCTTTCGCAGCGGACGGGATATCCGCCGGCTCATCGAGGACCGCGCCTGGTTCGTCGATAACATCCTGCAAAAGGCCTGGGACCAGTTCGACTGGAGCGAAGACGCCGACATCGCCCTGGTGGCGGTCGGTGGCTACGGTCGTGGCGAGCTGCACCCCTACTCGGACATCGACCTGCTGATTCTGCTGGACAGCGCCGACCACGAGATTTTCCGCGATCCCATCGAACGCTTCCTGACCCTGCTCTGGGACATCGGCCTGGAGGTCGGACAAAGCGTGCGCTCGGTGGAGGAATGCGCCGAAGAGGCCCGCGCCGACCTGACGGTGGTTACCAACCTGATGGAAAGCCGCACCATCTGCGGCCCCGAACGCCTGCGCCAGCGCATGCTCGACGTCACCAGCACCGCGCACATGTGGCCGAGCAAGGACTTCTTCCTGGCCAAGCGCGCCGAACAGAAGGCCCGGCACCACAAGTACAACGACACCGAATACAACCTGGAACCCAACGTCAAAGGCTCGCCCGGCGGCCTGCGGGACATCCAGACCATCCTCTGGGTCGCCCGTCGCCAGTACGGCACGCTGAACCTGCGGGCCCTGGCCGGCGAAGGCTTCCTGGTGGAAAGCGAGAACGCGCTGCTGGCTTCGTCCCAGGAATTCCTGTGGAAGGTCCGCTACGCCCTGCACATGCTCGCCGGGCGCGCCGAAGACCGCCTGCTGTTCGATCACCAGCGCTCGATCGCCAAGTTGCTGGGCTTCGAAGGCAACGATGCCAAGCAGGCCATCGAAAGCTTCATGCAGCAGTACTACCGGGTGGTGATGAGCATCGCCCAGCTCAGCGACCTGATCATCCAGCACTTCGAGGAAGTCATCCTCGCCCCGGAAGACGAAGCGCCGCCGCAGCCGATCAACTCGCGCTTCCAGCTGCACGATGGCTACATCGAAGCGATCAACGCCAACGTGTTCCGCCGCACGCCGTTCGCCATGCTGGAAATCTTCGTGCTCATGGCCCAGCACCCGGAGATCAAGGGCGTACGCGCCGACACCATTCGCCTGTTGCGCGAAAATCGCCACCTGATCGACGACGACTTCCGCCATGACATTCGCAATACCAGCCTGTTCATCGAGCTGTTCAAGTGCGAGATCGGCATTCACCGCAACCTGCGGCGGATGAATCGCTACGGCATTCTCGGGCGTTACCTGCCAGAGTTCGGCCATATCGTCGGGCAGATGCAGCACGACCTGTTCCACATCTATACGGTCGACGCCCACACCCTGAACCTGATCAAGCACCTGCGCAAACTGCAGTACACCCAGGTTTCGGAAAAATTCCCGCTGGCCAGCAAGCTCATGGCCAAGCTGCCCAAGCCCGAGCTGATCTACCTGGCCGGGCTCTACCACGACATCGGCAAGGGCCGGCACGGCGACCACTCGGAAATCGGCGCCGTGGATGCGGAAGCCTTCTGCATCCGCCACCAGTTGCCGCTGTGGGACACGCGCCTGATCGTCTGGCTGGTGCAGAACCACCTGGTGATGTCGACCACCGCCCAGCGCAAGGACCTGTCCGACCCGCAGGTCATCCATGACTTCGCCCAGGTCGTGGTCGACCAGACCCGCCTGGACTATCTGTACGTGTTGACGGTTTCCGACATCAACGCCACCAACCCGACACTGTGGAACTCCTGGCGCGCCAGCCTGCTGCGCCAGCTCTACACCGAGACCAAGCGCGCCCTGCGCCGTGGCCTGGAAAACCCGGTGGACCGCGAAGAGCAGATCCGCCAGACGCAAAGCGCGGCGCTGGACATCCTGGTCCGCGCCGGCACCGACCCGGACGACGTCGAGCAGCTCTGGGCGCAGCTGGGGGACGACTACTTCCTGCGCCACACCGCCGGCGACGTGGCCTGGCACAGCGACGCGATCCTCCAGCAGCCGGCCGACGGCGGCCCGCTGGTGCTGATCAAGGAAACCACCCAGCGCGAATTCGAGGGTGGCACGCAGATCTTCATCTACGCCCCGGACCAGCACGATTTCTTCGCCGTGACCGTGGCCGCGATGGACCAGTTGAACCTGAACATCCACGACGCGCGGATCATCACCTCGAGCAGCCAGTTCACCCTCGACACCTACATCGTGCTCGACAACGACGGCGGCTCGATCGGCAACAACCCGCAACGCGTCAAGCAGATCCGCGATGGCCTTACCGAGGCCCTGCGCAACCCTGACGACTACCCGACCATCATCCAGCGTCGGGTACCGCGCCAGCTCAAGCACTTCGCCTTCCCGCCGCAAGTGACTATCCACAACGACGCCCAGCGCCCGGTCACCGTGCTCGAACTGAGCGCACCCGACCGCCCCGGCCTGCTGGCGCGCATCGGCAAGATTTTCCTGGAGTTCGACCTGTCGCTGCAAAACGCCAAGATCGCCACCCTGGGCGAGCGCGTGGAAGACGTGTTCTTCATTACCGACGCGAACAACCAGCAACTGTCCGATCCCCAGCTGTGCAGCCGACTGCAGGACGCCATCGTCGAACAGCTCAGCGTCAGCCACGAACCGCCTACCGCCTTGACGCGCCTGAACATCTGA
- the map gene encoding type I methionyl aminopeptidase: protein MTVTLKTPEDIAKMRVAGKLAAEVLEMIAEHVKPGVTTEELDRICHDYIVNVQHAIPAPLNYKGFPKSICTSINHVVCHGIPNEKPLKDGDTLNIDVTVIKDGYHGDTSRMFHVGTVPVWAERLSQITQECMYKAIELVKPGCRLGDIGEVIQKHAEKNGFSVVREFCGHGIGKVFHEEPQILHYGRAGTGMELKAGMTFTIEPMINQGKADTKVLGDGWTAITKDRKLSAQWEHTLLVTETGYEIFTLRSDDTIPRVSA, encoded by the coding sequence ATGACCGTCACCCTCAAAACTCCCGAGGACATCGCAAAAATGCGTGTCGCCGGCAAACTGGCCGCCGAAGTGCTGGAAATGATTGCCGAGCATGTCAAACCCGGTGTGACCACCGAAGAGCTGGACCGCATCTGCCACGACTACATCGTCAATGTGCAGCACGCGATTCCCGCGCCACTGAATTACAAGGGCTTCCCCAAGTCCATCTGCACCTCGATCAACCACGTGGTGTGCCACGGCATCCCGAACGAGAAGCCGCTGAAGGATGGCGACACCCTGAACATCGACGTCACCGTTATCAAGGACGGCTACCACGGCGATACCAGCCGCATGTTCCACGTCGGCACCGTGCCGGTCTGGGCCGAGCGCCTGTCGCAGATCACCCAGGAATGCATGTACAAGGCCATCGAACTGGTCAAGCCGGGCTGCCGCCTGGGCGACATCGGCGAAGTCATCCAGAAGCACGCTGAAAAGAACGGCTTCTCGGTGGTCCGCGAGTTCTGCGGCCACGGTATCGGCAAGGTGTTCCACGAAGAACCGCAGATCCTGCACTACGGCCGCGCCGGCACCGGCATGGAACTGAAAGCCGGCATGACCTTCACCATCGAGCCGATGATCAACCAGGGCAAGGCCGACACCAAGGTGCTGGGCGACGGCTGGACCGCGATCACCAAGGACCGCAAGCTCTCCGCGCAGTGGGAACACACCCTGCTGGTGACCGAGACCGGCTACGAGATCTTCACCCTGCGCAGCGATGACACCATCCCGCGCGTCTCGGCCTGA
- the rpsB gene encoding 30S ribosomal protein S2: MSQVNMRDMLKAGVHFGHQTRYWNPKMGKYIFGARNKIHIINLEKTLPMFNEALTFVERLAQGKNKILFVGTKRSAGKIVAEEAARCGSPYVDHRWLGGMLTNYKTIRASIKRLRDLEVQSEDGTFAKLTKKEALMRTRDLEKLDRSLGGIKDMGGLPDALFVIDVDHERIAITEANKLGIPVIGVVDTNSSPEGVDYIIPGNDDAIRAIQLYMGSMADAVIRGRNNVAGGTEVFAEDAPAPAAEA, encoded by the coding sequence ATGTCCCAAGTCAACATGCGCGATATGCTGAAGGCCGGTGTGCACTTCGGTCACCAAACCCGTTACTGGAATCCGAAAATGGGCAAGTACATTTTCGGCGCGCGCAACAAGATTCACATCATCAACCTTGAAAAAACCCTGCCAATGTTCAACGAAGCTCTGACTTTCGTAGAGCGTCTGGCCCAGGGCAAAAACAAGATTCTGTTCGTCGGCACCAAGCGTTCCGCTGGCAAGATCGTTGCTGAAGAAGCAGCACGTTGCGGTTCGCCGTACGTCGATCACCGCTGGTTGGGCGGCATGCTGACCAACTACAAGACCATCCGTGCTTCCATCAAGCGTCTGCGTGACCTGGAAGTTCAGTCGGAAGACGGCACCTTCGCCAAGCTGACCAAGAAAGAGGCGCTGATGCGCACTCGCGATCTGGAAAAGCTGGATCGTAGCCTGGGTGGTATCAAGGACATGGGCGGTCTGCCTGACGCGCTGTTCGTGATCGACGTTGACCACGAGCGCATCGCGATCACCGAAGCCAACAAGCTGGGCATCCCGGTCATCGGCGTTGTCGATACCAACAGCAGCCCGGAAGGCGTTGACTACATCATCCCAGGTAACGATGACGCCATTCGCGCCATCCAGCTGTACATGGGTTCGATGGCAGACGCCGTGATCCGTGGCCGCAACAACGTTGCTGGCGGCACCGAAGTATTCGCTGAAGACGCTCCAGCGCCGGCAGCTGAAGCCTGA
- the tsf gene encoding translation elongation factor Ts: MAEITAALVKELRERTGEGMMDCKKALTKAGGDIEKAIDDMRASGAIKAAKKAGNIAAEGAIAIKDDGKAAVLLEVNSQTDFLALQDDFKAFVAASVEKAFADKLTDAAPLIEAQEADRLVLVGKTGENVNIRRLARVEGDVVGTYLHGNKIGVAVVLKGGSVELAKDIAMHVAASNPEFLLPSQVSAEAIEREKAVFLQLNEDKMKGKPAEIVEKMIGGRISKFLAEASLVEQAFVKDPEITVGALAKKGGAEIVSFTRFAVGEGIEKKEDNFAEEVAAQLAAAKQQ, from the coding sequence ATGGCAGAGATTACTGCAGCGTTGGTTAAAGAACTGCGCGAGCGTACCGGCGAAGGCATGATGGACTGCAAGAAAGCCTTGACCAAGGCTGGCGGCGACATCGAGAAAGCCATTGATGACATGCGTGCTTCGGGCGCCATCAAGGCTGCCAAGAAAGCAGGCAACATCGCTGCTGAAGGCGCCATCGCCATCAAGGACGACGGTAAAGCCGCCGTTCTGCTGGAAGTCAACTCGCAGACCGACTTCCTGGCTCTGCAGGACGACTTCAAGGCATTCGTTGCTGCCAGCGTTGAAAAAGCGTTCGCTGACAAGCTGACCGACGCCGCTCCGCTGATCGAGGCTCAAGAAGCCGATCGTCTGGTTCTGGTTGGTAAAACTGGCGAGAACGTCAACATCCGTCGTCTGGCTCGCGTTGAAGGTGACGTGGTCGGTACTTACCTGCACGGTAACAAGATCGGTGTTGCGGTTGTCCTGAAGGGCGGTTCCGTAGAACTGGCCAAGGACATCGCCATGCACGTGGCTGCAAGCAACCCTGAGTTCCTGCTGCCATCGCAAGTTTCCGCTGAAGCCATCGAGCGCGAAAAAGCCGTGTTCCTGCAGCTGAACGAAGACAAGATGAAAGGCAAGCCAGCCGAAATCGTTGAAAAAATGATCGGTGGCCGTATCAGCAAGTTCCTGGCCGAAGCCAGCCTGGTTGAGCAAGCTTTCGTCAAGGATCCAGAAATCACCGTAGGTGCCCTGGCCAAGAAAGGCGGCGCTGAAATCGTTTCGTTCACCCGCTTCGCGGTAGGTGAAGGCATCGAGAAGAAAGAAGACAACTTCGCTGAGGAAGTTGCTGCACAACTGGCTGCTGCCAAGCAACAGTAA
- the pyrH gene encoding UMP kinase codes for MAQQGSGYQARYKRILLKLSGEALMGSEEFGIDPKVLDRMALEVGQLVGIGVQVGLVIGGGNLFRGAALSAAGMDRVTGDHMGMLATVMNGLAMRDALERANISAIVMSAISMVGVTDHYDRRKAMRHLNSKEVVIFAAGTGNPFFTTDSAACLRAIEIDADVVLKATKVDGVYTADPFKDPHAEKFDHLTYDEVLDRKLGVMDLTAICLCRDHKMPLRVFNMNKPGALLNIVHGGAEGTLIEEGEQ; via the coding sequence ATGGCTCAGCAGGGCAGTGGTTATCAAGCTCGCTATAAACGCATTCTACTCAAGCTTAGCGGCGAGGCCCTGATGGGCTCGGAAGAGTTCGGGATCGACCCTAAGGTGCTGGATCGCATGGCGCTGGAAGTCGGCCAGCTGGTTGGCATCGGTGTTCAGGTCGGTCTGGTCATCGGCGGTGGCAACCTGTTCCGTGGCGCGGCGCTCAGCGCGGCCGGCATGGATCGGGTGACAGGCGACCACATGGGCATGCTGGCCACTGTGATGAACGGCCTGGCCATGCGCGACGCGCTGGAACGTGCGAATATCTCGGCGATCGTCATGTCGGCCATTTCCATGGTCGGTGTGACCGATCACTATGACCGTCGCAAGGCGATGCGTCATCTGAACTCCAAGGAAGTGGTGATCTTCGCTGCCGGTACCGGTAACCCGTTCTTCACGACCGACTCCGCAGCATGCCTGCGGGCGATCGAGATCGATGCCGACGTAGTGCTCAAGGCAACCAAGGTTGACGGTGTATATACCGCAGACCCATTCAAAGACCCGCATGCCGAGAAGTTCGATCATCTGACCTACGATGAAGTACTGGATCGCAAGCTGGGTGTCATGGATCTGACGGCGATCTGCCTGTGCCGCGACCATAAGATGCCGTTGCGTGTATTCAACATGAACAAGCCCGGCGCCCTGCTGAACATCGTGCATGGCGGCGCTGAAGGAACCCTGATCGAGGAAGGCGAACAATGA
- the frr gene encoding ribosome recycling factor, producing MINEIKKDAQERMKKSLESLAHAFGQIRTGKAHPSILGSVMVPYYGTDTPLSGVASVTVKDSQTLQVVPFERNMLGAIDKAIGSAGLNLNPTNLGELLLIKMAPLTEETRKGFTKQARAAAEDARVAVRNIRRDALGDLKKLSKDKEISEDEERRAGAEIDKLIKEFEAQIAKATEEKEKDLMAV from the coding sequence ATGATCAACGAAATCAAGAAAGACGCTCAAGAGCGCATGAAGAAGTCCCTGGAGTCGCTGGCGCATGCGTTCGGCCAGATCCGCACCGGCAAGGCGCACCCGAGCATCCTGGGTAGCGTGATGGTGCCTTACTATGGCACTGACACTCCGTTGAGCGGTGTGGCCAGTGTTACCGTGAAAGACTCTCAGACCCTGCAGGTGGTGCCGTTCGAGCGCAACATGCTTGGGGCAATCGACAAGGCTATCGGCAGTGCTGGCCTGAACCTCAATCCGACCAATCTTGGCGAGCTGCTGCTGATCAAAATGGCGCCGCTGACTGAAGAAACCCGTAAAGGCTTCACCAAGCAGGCGCGTGCCGCTGCTGAAGATGCCCGTGTTGCTGTGCGCAATATTCGCCGCGATGCCTTGGGTGATTTGAAAAAACTGTCCAAGGACAAGGAAATCAGTGAAGACGAAGAGCGTCGCGCCGGTGCAGAGATCGACAAGCTGATCAAAGAGTTCGAGGCTCAGATCGCTAAGGCAACTGAAGAAAAAGAAAAGGACCTGATGGCCGTATAA
- the uppS gene encoding polyprenyl diphosphate synthase: MDKTKQSAPSSVPRHVAIIMDGNNRWAKKRFMPGVAGHKAGVDAVRAVIEVCAEARVEVLTLFAFSSENWQRPADEVSALMDLFFKALRREAKRLNENNISLRIIGDRSRFHPELQAAMREAEAMTAGSDRFILQIAANYGGQWDIAQAAQRLAREVQAGHLRPDDITPELLQTCLATGDLPLPDLCIRTGGEHRISNFLLWQLAYAELYFSDLFWPDFKHDAMRAALADYASRQRRFGKTSEQVEAGARV, translated from the coding sequence ATGGACAAGACCAAGCAGAGTGCGCCGTCCTCGGTGCCGCGCCATGTCGCGATCATCATGGATGGCAACAATCGCTGGGCGAAAAAACGCTTCATGCCCGGCGTCGCCGGGCACAAGGCGGGTGTGGATGCCGTGCGGGCGGTGATCGAGGTCTGTGCCGAGGCCAGGGTCGAAGTGCTGACCCTGTTCGCCTTCTCCAGTGAAAACTGGCAGCGGCCGGCCGATGAGGTCAGTGCCTTGATGGACCTGTTCTTCAAGGCGTTGCGCCGCGAGGCCAAGCGCCTCAACGAGAACAACATCAGCCTGCGCATCATCGGCGATCGTTCGCGTTTCCATCCTGAGTTGCAGGCGGCGATGCGCGAGGCGGAGGCAATGACCGCAGGCAGTGACCGCTTCATTCTGCAGATCGCCGCCAACTATGGCGGTCAGTGGGATATCGCCCAGGCCGCTCAGCGCCTGGCGCGGGAAGTCCAGGCAGGGCACCTGCGCCCTGACGACATTACCCCTGAGTTGTTGCAAACCTGCCTGGCGACTGGCGACCTGCCGTTGCCGGACCTGTGCATCCGTACGGGCGGCGAGCACCGCATCAGCAATTTCCTGCTCTGGCAGCTGGCTTATGCCGAGCTGTACTTCTCCGACCTGTTCTGGCCGGACTTCAAACACGATGCCATGCGCGCCGCGCTGGCCGATTACGCTTCTCGCCAGCGCCGCTTCGGTAAAACGAGCGAGCAGGTCGAAGCTGGAGCCCGGGTTTAA
- a CDS encoding phosphatidate cytidylyltransferase has product MLKQRIITALILLPIALCGFFLLEGSVFALFIGLVVTLGAWEWARLAGFEAQPTRIAYAVVVAALLFLMQLLPGIAPWVLGAAVLWWGLATFLVLTYPRTSEHWAGAAAKLVIGLLILLPAWQGLVFIKQQPLGNWLIMAVMVLVWGADIGAYFSGKAFGKRKLAPQVSPGKSWEGVYGGLLLSLVIAAVVGLVAGWSVGQIILGLLGAAVVVFISVVGDLTESMFKRQAGIKDSSNLLPGHGGVLDRIDSLTAAIPVFAVLLWMAAL; this is encoded by the coding sequence ATGCTCAAACAACGAATCATTACTGCGCTGATCCTGCTGCCGATCGCCTTGTGCGGTTTTTTCCTGCTAGAAGGTTCCGTCTTCGCCCTGTTTATCGGGCTGGTGGTGACCCTCGGGGCCTGGGAGTGGGCGCGCCTGGCGGGTTTCGAGGCTCAGCCGACCCGTATTGCCTATGCGGTAGTGGTCGCTGCGCTGTTGTTCCTGATGCAGCTGTTGCCGGGTATCGCGCCTTGGGTGCTTGGTGCTGCGGTGCTCTGGTGGGGACTGGCGACTTTCCTGGTGCTCACCTATCCGCGTACCAGTGAGCATTGGGCTGGTGCCGCGGCCAAGCTGGTGATCGGCCTGCTGATTCTGCTGCCGGCCTGGCAAGGCCTGGTCTTCATCAAGCAGCAGCCTTTGGGTAACTGGTTGATCATGGCGGTGATGGTGCTGGTCTGGGGCGCCGATATCGGTGCCTACTTTTCCGGCAAGGCGTTCGGCAAGCGCAAGCTGGCGCCGCAGGTCAGCCCGGGCAAGAGCTGGGAAGGGGTGTACGGCGGTCTGCTGCTGAGCCTGGTGATCGCTGCGGTGGTCGGTCTGGTTGCAGGCTGGTCCGTCGGGCAGATCATCCTTGGTTTGCTGGGCGCGGCTGTCGTGGTGTTCATTTCGGTGGTCGGCGACCTGACCGAAAGCATGTTCAAGCGCCAGGCCGGGATCAAGGACAGCAGTAACCTGCTGCCGGGTCATGGTGGCGTGCTTGATCGTATCGACAGCCTGACCGCGGCCATTCCGGTATTCGCCGTACTGTTGTGGATGGCTGCATTGTGA
- the ispC gene encoding 1-deoxy-D-xylulose-5-phosphate reductoisomerase codes for MSRPQQITVLGATGSIGLSTLDVIARHPERYQVFALSGFSRLAELLALCLRHAPRFAVVPHIAAARSLQEDLRNAGSRTRVLVGEEGLCEVASAPEVDAVMAAIVGAAGLRPTLAAVEAGKKILLANKEALVMSGALFMQAVGKSGSVLLPIDSEHNAIFQCMPADFSRGLSNVGVRRILLTASGGPFRQTPLADLEQVTPEQACAHPNWSMGRKISVDSASMMNKGLELIEACWLFDAKPAQVEVVIHPQSVIHSLVDYVDGSVLAQLGNPDMRTPIANALAWPERIDSGVPPLDLFAVARLDFQAPDEERFPCLRLARQAAEAGNSAPAMLNAANEVAVAAFLERRIRYPEIASIIEEVLSLEPVAAVDELSAVFAADAKARALAEQWLGRNSR; via the coding sequence GTGAGTCGCCCACAGCAGATTACGGTTCTCGGGGCCACCGGCTCTATCGGCCTCAGTACGCTGGACGTCATTGCCCGCCATCCCGAGCGTTATCAGGTCTTCGCCCTGAGCGGTTTCAGTCGTCTGGCCGAGCTGCTGGCGCTCTGTCTCCGTCATGCTCCGCGTTTTGCCGTCGTCCCGCATATCGCTGCCGCGCGCAGCCTGCAGGAAGACTTGCGCAATGCCGGTTCGCGCACCCGTGTACTGGTGGGCGAGGAGGGCCTGTGTGAAGTGGCGTCCGCCCCTGAAGTCGATGCGGTCATGGCGGCTATCGTCGGTGCCGCGGGCTTGCGTCCGACCCTGGCTGCCGTCGAGGCTGGCAAGAAAATTCTCCTGGCCAATAAAGAAGCACTGGTCATGTCCGGCGCGCTGTTCATGCAGGCGGTGGGCAAGAGTGGTTCGGTATTGCTGCCCATTGATAGTGAGCACAATGCCATCTTCCAGTGCATGCCCGCGGACTTTTCCCGTGGGTTGAGCAATGTAGGGGTGCGGCGCATTTTGCTGACCGCATCCGGTGGCCCGTTCCGGCAAACTCCGCTGGCCGATCTGGAACAGGTAACGCCCGAGCAGGCATGTGCCCACCCCAACTGGTCGATGGGGCGCAAGATTTCCGTCGATTCGGCCAGCATGATGAACAAAGGCCTCGAACTGATCGAGGCGTGCTGGCTGTTCGATGCCAAGCCTGCCCAGGTCGAGGTGGTGATTCATCCGCAAAGCGTGATTCACTCGCTCGTCGACTATGTGGACGGTTCGGTGCTGGCCCAGTTGGGTAACCCGGATATGCGCACGCCGATCGCCAATGCCCTGGCCTGGCCGGAGCGGATCGACTCGGGCGTGCCTCCGCTGGATCTGTTCGCCGTGGCGCGCCTGGATTTCCAGGCGCCTGATGAAGAGCGGTTCCCGTGCTTGCGCCTGGCGCGCCAGGCCGCGGAGGCTGGCAACAGCGCTCCGGCCATGTTGAATGCCGCCAACGAGGTAGCTGTTGCCGCGTTTCTCGAACGGCGCATCCGCTACCCCGAGATCGCGAGTATCATCGAAGAAGTTTTAAGCCTTGAACCGGTTGCCGCAGTCGATGAGCTGAGCGCCGTGTTCGCGGCGGACGCCAAAGCCCGTGCCCTGGCTGAGCAGTGGTTGGGTCGCAACAGCCGGTAA
- the rseP gene encoding sigma E protease regulator RseP: protein MSALYMIVGTLIALGVLVTFHEFGHFWVARRCGVKVLRFSVGFGMPLLRWYDRQGTEFVIAAIPLGGYVKMLDEREGEVPVDQLDQSFNRKSVRQRIAIVAAGPVANFLLALVFFWGLAMLGTEQVRPVIGSVESGSIAAKAGLSPGQEIVAIDGEPTVGWSAVNLQLIRRLGESGTLQLLVREQGSTADSPRELVLDNWLKGTDEPDPIRSLGIRPWRPALAPVLAELDPKGPAQAAGLKTGDRLLALDGQVLTDWQQVVDWVRVRPDTKIVLHVERDGAQIDVPVTLAARGKEKVASGYLGAGVKAVDWPPEMLREVSYGPLAAIGEGARRTWTMSVLTLDSLKKMLFGELSVKNLSGPITIAKVAGASAQSGVADFLNFLAYLSISLGVLNLLPIPVLDGGHLLFYLIEWARGRPLSDRVQGWGIQIGISLVVGVMLLALVNDLGRL, encoded by the coding sequence ATGAGCGCGCTCTATATGATTGTCGGCACCCTGATCGCCCTGGGTGTGCTGGTCACCTTCCATGAATTCGGTCACTTCTGGGTGGCGCGTCGTTGCGGCGTCAAGGTTCTGCGTTTTTCCGTGGGCTTCGGCATGCCGCTGCTGCGTTGGTATGACCGGCAAGGTACCGAATTCGTGATTGCCGCCATTCCGCTGGGTGGCTACGTGAAGATGCTCGACGAGCGCGAAGGCGAGGTGCCTGTCGACCAGCTCGATCAATCGTTCAATCGCAAGTCGGTGCGCCAGCGTATCGCCATCGTTGCCGCCGGTCCTGTCGCCAACTTCCTGCTGGCACTGGTGTTCTTCTGGGGACTGGCGATGCTCGGTACCGAGCAGGTGCGTCCGGTCATCGGCAGTGTCGAGTCTGGAAGCATCGCCGCCAAGGCTGGCTTGAGTCCTGGCCAGGAAATCGTTGCAATCGATGGCGAGCCCACCGTGGGCTGGTCGGCGGTCAACCTGCAGCTGATTCGACGTCTGGGCGAAAGCGGTACCTTGCAGTTGCTGGTGCGTGAGCAGGGTTCGACCGCCGATTCGCCGCGCGAGCTGGTGCTCGACAACTGGCTCAAGGGTACCGATGAACCTGATCCTATTCGTTCCTTGGGGATTCGCCCCTGGCGCCCGGCGCTCGCCCCCGTTCTGGCCGAACTCGATCCGAAAGGCCCGGCCCAGGCGGCTGGCCTGAAAACCGGCGATCGCCTGCTGGCGCTGGATGGTCAGGTGTTGACCGATTGGCAGCAGGTCGTCGACTGGGTGCGTGTACGTCCTGATACCAAAATTGTGCTGCACGTCGAGCGTGATGGTGCTCAAATCGACGTCCCGGTGACCCTGGCCGCACGCGGTAAAGAGAAGGTCGCCAGTGGTTATCTGGGAGCTGGGGTGAAGGCGGTCGATTGGCCGCCGGAAATGCTTCGCGAGGTCAGTTATGGTCCACTGGCCGCCATTGGCGAGGGTGCCCGGCGTACTTGGACCATGAGCGTGCTGACCCTCGATTCACTGAAGAAAATGTTGTTCGGCGAGCTCTCGGTAAAAAACTTGAGTGGACCGATAACCATTGCTAAAGTGGCGGGCGCTTCTGCCCAGTCGGGCGTTGCTGATTTCTTGAATTTCCTTGCTTATCTGAGTATTAGCCTAGGGGTTCTGAACTTGCTGCCCATTCCTGTACTGGATGGGGGGCATCTGTTGTTTTATCTGATCGAGTGGGCGCGTGGTCGTCCC